A stretch of Halomonas elongata DSM 2581 DNA encodes these proteins:
- a CDS encoding sugar-binding transcriptional regulator, producing MKPEFELRLATKVAHLYWVEQMRQVDIASRLNLSQAGVSRLLRRAQKEGIVAISIKPPEGTYHLLEEELCAKYGLSEVVVAACPDNSENAILSSIGEAAAQYLESTLRESDRVGISSWSSALVALSEHLPKSGSLKAERVVQLMGGMSHDRAEHLAENLTLQLANRLRARPGFMHVAGITSSPEARKVICEEPYVRETMALFDELSIALVGIGTLEPSRFLARSGNTFSKEELSDLASWGAVGDVCLRFFDDTGDLVTHSLNDRVVAISPDSLKSIPRVVGLAGGQQKVPSIRAAALGGWIQVLITDSFTAEALLDTEG from the coding sequence ATGAAGCCCGAATTCGAACTGCGTTTGGCGACCAAGGTGGCCCACTTGTACTGGGTGGAGCAGATGCGCCAGGTTGATATTGCCTCACGGTTAAACCTGTCTCAGGCGGGCGTATCACGCTTGCTGCGTCGGGCGCAGAAGGAAGGCATCGTCGCCATTAGTATCAAACCGCCCGAAGGTACTTATCACCTACTTGAAGAGGAATTGTGCGCCAAGTACGGGCTCAGCGAAGTCGTAGTAGCTGCCTGTCCTGACAACAGCGAGAACGCCATCTTGTCGAGCATTGGCGAGGCGGCGGCACAATATCTGGAATCCACCTTGCGCGAGAGCGATCGGGTGGGGATTTCAAGCTGGAGCTCAGCCCTTGTGGCGCTCTCCGAGCACCTTCCCAAGAGTGGGTCGCTGAAAGCAGAACGTGTTGTTCAGTTGATGGGAGGCATGTCGCACGATCGTGCGGAGCATCTTGCCGAGAACTTGACGCTGCAGTTGGCCAATCGATTGAGAGCTCGGCCGGGCTTTATGCACGTAGCAGGTATCACCAGCAGCCCCGAGGCGCGAAAGGTGATCTGTGAAGAGCCTTATGTGCGCGAGACCATGGCGCTGTTTGATGAGCTCAGCATTGCATTAGTTGGTATTGGAACGCTCGAGCCATCAAGGTTTCTTGCCAGAAGTGGAAATACCTTCTCCAAGGAGGAGCTCTCCGACCTGGCCAGTTGGGGGGCTGTGGGTGATGTCTGCTTGAGGTTCTTTGATGACACCGGCGATTTGGTTACGCACTCTCTCAACGACAGAGTAGTGGCGATCTCTCCAGATAGCTTGAAAAGTATTCCCAGGGTGGTGGGCCTGGCTGGCGGCCAGCAGAAAGTGCCGTCTATCCGCGCAGCAGCCTTGGGTGGCTGGATTCAAGTGCTGATTACTGACAGCTTTACTGCCGAAGCGCTGTTAGATACGGAAGGTTAA
- a CDS encoding SDR family NAD(P)-dependent oxidoreductase — MRNFDNQVVVVAGADRGIGLAMATRFVDEGASVAMASNRREIHDVARDLENRIKEEGLPGTIMAAEVDVTKSEQVDQFYGDVNKKFGHIDVSIQNAGVITISRLQELSESDWDKVLDVNTKGVFLCCKAALRYMAEAGKGALINMASGQARQGFVYTPHYAASKFGVLGITQSLAREFATSGITVNAICPGIVVTDMWDYNDKVWGELLGDYQPGELIREWVESIPMKRAASPEEIAGTAVFLASEDARYITGQAINVDGGLIMS, encoded by the coding sequence ATGAGAAATTTCGATAATCAGGTGGTAGTTGTAGCTGGTGCTGACAGAGGGATCGGTCTTGCTATGGCAACTCGTTTCGTCGATGAGGGAGCGAGCGTTGCTATGGCATCTAATCGCCGGGAAATCCATGATGTCGCTCGTGATCTTGAGAATCGAATAAAAGAGGAAGGCTTGCCTGGCACCATTATGGCGGCTGAAGTCGATGTTACGAAGAGTGAGCAGGTCGATCAGTTTTATGGCGATGTCAACAAAAAGTTCGGGCACATTGATGTTTCCATCCAGAATGCGGGTGTCATTACGATTTCACGGCTGCAAGAGCTGTCTGAATCCGACTGGGATAAAGTGCTGGACGTTAATACCAAGGGCGTCTTTCTGTGCTGCAAAGCAGCCCTCCGATATATGGCCGAGGCCGGCAAAGGGGCGCTGATCAATATGGCTTCAGGTCAGGCGCGTCAAGGTTTCGTCTATACACCTCATTATGCCGCGAGCAAATTTGGAGTGTTAGGTATCACGCAAAGCCTCGCGCGTGAGTTTGCTACTTCCGGTATCACCGTTAATGCGATCTGCCCCGGAATCGTAGTAACCGATATGTGGGATTACAACGACAAGGTCTGGGGCGAACTCCTGGGAGATTACCAGCCTGGTGAGTTGATCCGTGAATGGGTTGAGAGTATTCCCATGAAACGTGCGGCATCACCAGAGGAGATTGCAGGTACGGCGGTATTCCTGGCCTCAGAAGATGCTCGTTATATAACTGGCCAAGCGATCAATGTCGATGGCGGACTCATAATGTCTTGA
- the tal gene encoding transaldolase: MSSQLDALKSLSLVVADTGDLDAIRRYQPQDATTNPSLILKAFDMPGYQPLIERELAALPAQGDKQERAARAVDHLAVAMGSEIAGVVPGRVSTEVAARLSFDTQASIRKAHELIELYAQRGIGRDRVLIKLASTWEGIRAAEVLEKEGINCNLTLLFSDAQAQACFDAGVFLVSPFVGRVTDWYKKESGRDFTPENDPGVQFVRGVCERVSQGGYDTVVMGASFRTADQVLALAGCPRLTISPALLEELATTPGTVKAKVLMTRNGGPRPTSLSESGFRWEHNQDAMANDKLAEGIRRFDEDQSRLEQRIADRL; encoded by the coding sequence ATGTCTTCCCAACTTGATGCCTTGAAATCCCTCTCCTTGGTGGTCGCCGACACCGGCGACCTGGACGCCATACGGCGCTACCAGCCCCAGGACGCCACCACCAACCCGTCCTTGATCCTCAAGGCCTTCGACATGCCCGGCTATCAGCCGCTGATCGAACGGGAACTGGCCGCACTCCCCGCCCAGGGTGACAAACAGGAGCGCGCCGCCCGGGCCGTCGATCACCTGGCCGTGGCCATGGGCAGCGAGATCGCCGGCGTGGTCCCCGGGCGCGTCTCCACCGAAGTGGCCGCCCGACTGTCCTTCGATACCCAGGCCAGCATCCGCAAGGCCCATGAGCTGATCGAGCTCTACGCACAGCGCGGCATCGGTCGCGACCGGGTATTGATCAAGCTGGCCTCGACCTGGGAGGGCATCCGTGCCGCCGAGGTACTGGAGAAGGAAGGCATCAACTGCAACCTGACGCTGCTGTTCAGCGATGCCCAGGCCCAGGCCTGCTTCGATGCCGGCGTCTTTCTGGTCTCGCCCTTCGTCGGTCGGGTCACCGACTGGTACAAGAAAGAAAGCGGCCGGGATTTCACCCCCGAAAACGACCCCGGCGTACAGTTCGTGCGCGGTGTCTGCGAACGCGTCAGCCAGGGCGGCTATGACACCGTGGTCATGGGGGCCAGTTTCCGCACCGCCGACCAGGTCCTGGCACTCGCTGGCTGCCCGCGGCTGACCATCTCGCCGGCGTTGCTCGAAGAGCTGGCCACCACACCGGGAACCGTCAAAGCCAAGGTGCTCATGACACGTAACGGCGGTCCGCGTCCGACATCGCTCAGCGAGTCCGGCTTCCGCTGGGAGCACAATCAGGATGCCATGGCCAACGACAAGCTGGCCGAAGGCATTCGTCGTTTCGACGAAGACCAGTCACGCCTCGAGCAACGCATCGCCGACCGCCTCTGA
- a CDS encoding D-ribose ABC transporter substrate-binding protein, giving the protein MIDLSPKSVARVLFSLIITTSAFSMGMQSAIAQEDNESDQGDIAILVNSLDNPYYTAEANAAKEQAEELGYSTRVLSHNEDVNRQRELISSIVAQGVDGIILDNADSSSSVAAVRYATERDVPVVLINREIPENGIAISQLSHNNVQAASQVAQKFIEQVGEEGTYVELTCNLADNNCVTRSKSFHRVLDQYPDLKMVARQDAGGELLKAKQAMDSILQEHSDIDGVVAGNGPVALGAIASIRASGNSDITVVGIDGSNDERDAIMAGDLYATSMLQAQELAREGVKQLDQYLKTGDTGKPERQLFRGILVTQDNAELVQNFEYQSQ; this is encoded by the coding sequence ATGATCGATTTATCGCCAAAGTCCGTCGCTCGTGTTCTTTTTTCGTTAATCATTACCACTTCTGCCTTTAGCATGGGCATGCAGTCGGCCATCGCTCAAGAAGACAATGAGTCTGATCAGGGCGACATTGCCATTCTCGTGAACTCTCTGGACAATCCGTATTACACAGCGGAGGCTAATGCCGCCAAGGAGCAGGCCGAGGAGCTCGGGTACTCCACCCGTGTGCTATCACATAATGAGGATGTCAATCGCCAGCGTGAGCTGATCAGCTCAATCGTTGCTCAAGGGGTTGACGGCATCATCCTGGATAATGCCGACTCGTCATCAAGTGTCGCAGCGGTACGTTATGCTACCGAGCGCGATGTTCCAGTAGTGCTCATCAATAGGGAAATTCCTGAAAATGGCATCGCTATCTCACAACTGTCGCACAATAACGTTCAGGCAGCCTCTCAAGTGGCACAGAAATTTATTGAGCAGGTTGGGGAAGAGGGCACTTATGTCGAGCTGACCTGTAATTTGGCCGATAATAACTGCGTCACTCGTTCTAAATCCTTCCACCGTGTACTGGATCAATACCCCGACCTGAAGATGGTCGCTCGTCAGGATGCAGGTGGCGAACTGCTTAAGGCCAAGCAGGCCATGGACTCCATCCTCCAGGAGCATTCTGACATCGATGGTGTCGTTGCTGGGAATGGCCCGGTAGCACTGGGGGCGATTGCATCCATCAGAGCATCTGGCAACTCTGACATCACCGTTGTCGGCATCGATGGCAGCAACGATGAACGTGACGCGATCATGGCCGGGGATCTCTATGCCACTTCCATGCTTCAGGCTCAGGAGTTGGCGCGTGAGGGGGTTAAGCAACTCGACCAGTATCTCAAGACCGGCGACACCGGTAAGCCTGAGCGTCAGTTGTTCCGTGGCATCCTTGTCACTCAAGACAATGCCGAACTGGTTCAGAACTTTGAGTACCAAAGCCAGTAA
- a CDS encoding ABC transporter permease, whose product MTTATDLSTHDLSHHSKSFQASWVLLQILKLRIFVALFAVLLYFSLTVDNFLTMNNMLIMAQHITVIGILSIGMTLVILTAGIDLSVGSTVGFSGMVSGFLLMNGIPLGDYTLFLSVPEVILLTCLVGAFIGYINGALITYLNVAPFIATLGMLYVVRGAALLFNDGGTFSQLQGHEELGNTGFSFLGNGSLLGIGIPVWLLLILTLVTWFVSYKTPFGRYVYAIGGNENAAIFSGLRVRKIKLWVYVFSGFCAAIVGLVITSQLQTGHPMTGDTYELRAIAAVVLGGTALAGGRGSVIGSVIGACVISILNDGMVMSGVSDFWQMVIMGLVIIIAVVIDQLQQRLQKRVMVTT is encoded by the coding sequence ATGACAACCGCTACCGATTTGTCTACGCATGACCTTTCGCATCATAGTAAGAGTTTCCAGGCATCCTGGGTATTGCTTCAGATATTGAAGCTCAGGATTTTCGTGGCACTGTTTGCAGTATTGCTGTATTTCTCATTAACGGTGGATAATTTTCTGACCATGAACAATATGCTGATCATGGCTCAGCATATTACAGTCATCGGTATCCTTTCCATTGGTATGACGCTGGTTATCCTGACGGCAGGTATCGATCTTTCAGTCGGCTCAACAGTGGGGTTCAGCGGGATGGTCTCCGGTTTCCTGCTGATGAATGGGATTCCACTAGGGGACTACACGCTGTTTTTGAGCGTACCAGAGGTCATCTTGTTAACGTGTCTTGTCGGTGCCTTTATCGGCTATATCAATGGCGCCCTCATTACCTATCTCAATGTGGCCCCCTTCATTGCAACTCTAGGGATGCTGTATGTGGTGCGTGGTGCGGCTCTGCTGTTCAATGATGGAGGTACCTTTTCCCAGCTCCAAGGGCATGAAGAACTGGGTAACACGGGATTTTCCTTTTTAGGGAATGGCAGTCTACTTGGTATCGGTATCCCGGTATGGTTGCTTTTGATCCTGACGCTGGTTACCTGGTTTGTTAGCTACAAGACACCATTCGGCCGCTATGTCTATGCGATAGGTGGTAATGAGAATGCCGCTATATTCTCTGGTCTCAGAGTTCGCAAGATAAAACTGTGGGTCTACGTCTTTTCCGGGTTTTGTGCCGCTATCGTTGGCCTTGTCATCACCTCTCAGCTGCAGACGGGGCATCCGATGACGGGCGATACCTACGAGCTGCGTGCCATCGCGGCAGTGGTTCTGGGGGGTACCGCACTGGCCGGTGGGCGTGGTTCTGTCATTGGTTCGGTCATTGGTGCATGCGTCATCAGTATTCTCAACGACGGCATGGTGATGTCTGGTGTCAGTGATTTCTGGCAGATGGTCATCATGGGGCTAGTCATTATCATTGCGGTCGTCATTGATCAATTGCAGCAGCGTCTTCAGAAGCGCGTCATGGTCACAACGTAA
- the tkt gene encoding transketolase produces the protein MPSRFELANAIRALSMDAVQKANSGHPGAPMGMADIAEVLWNDFLVHNPADPHWPDRDRFVLSNGHGSMLLYSLLHLSGYELGLEQLQNFRQLHAKTAGHPEYGYAPGIETTTGPLGQGLANAVGMAIAERTLAAQFNRPGHTIVDHHTYCFVGDGCLMEGISHEVASLAGTQQLGKLIAFYDDNGISIDGEVEGWFTDDTAKRFEAYGWHVVPNVDGHQPDEVKAAIELARQHSDKPSLIICKTVIGFGAPNKQGKESCHGAALGEDEVAAAREQLDWPHAPFHVPEDIYQGWDASEAGRTRQADWQARFERYAEAHPELAREFLRRQKGELPAELTSEALIEQAQDKAETTASRKASLACLNELGPQLPELLGGSADLAPSNLTVWNGAKVIGPEGSREGAPDGNYLHYGVREFGMAAIANGIALHGGFVPYTATFLIFMEYMRNAVRMAALMGVRSIYVFTHDSIGLGEDGPTHQPVEQLTTLRSTPNMSTWRPCDAVETAAAWNAALKRQSGPTALVLSRQNLPHQARDKQQLADIQRGGYILKDSDGTPELILIATGSEVGLAMDAAAALGEKGRQVRVVSMPATDVFDAQDAEYRQRVLPAEVGNRLVIEAGHPDLWYKYVGLEGRVIGMTTFGESAPAGDLFKHFGFTVDNVVDEAEQMLDDAED, from the coding sequence ATGCCATCCCGTTTCGAACTGGCCAATGCCATTCGCGCCCTTTCCATGGATGCCGTCCAGAAGGCCAACTCCGGTCACCCCGGCGCCCCCATGGGCATGGCCGATATCGCCGAGGTCCTGTGGAACGATTTCCTCGTCCACAACCCCGCCGATCCCCACTGGCCCGACCGTGACCGCTTCGTGCTCTCCAACGGCCACGGCTCCATGCTCCTCTATTCCCTGCTGCATCTCTCCGGCTACGAGCTCGGCCTCGAGCAGTTGCAGAACTTCCGCCAGCTGCACGCCAAGACCGCCGGCCATCCCGAGTACGGCTATGCGCCGGGTATCGAGACCACCACCGGCCCGCTGGGCCAGGGCCTGGCCAACGCCGTCGGCATGGCCATCGCCGAGCGCACCCTGGCCGCCCAGTTCAACCGCCCCGGCCACACCATCGTCGACCATCACACCTACTGCTTCGTCGGCGACGGCTGCCTGATGGAAGGCATCTCCCATGAGGTCGCCTCCCTGGCCGGCACCCAGCAGCTCGGCAAGCTGATCGCCTTCTACGACGACAACGGCATCTCCATCGACGGCGAGGTCGAAGGCTGGTTCACCGACGACACCGCCAAGCGCTTCGAGGCCTACGGCTGGCACGTGGTGCCCAATGTCGACGGCCACCAGCCCGACGAGGTCAAGGCGGCCATCGAGCTGGCCCGCCAGCACAGCGACAAGCCCAGCCTGATCATCTGCAAGACGGTGATCGGCTTCGGCGCACCCAACAAGCAGGGCAAGGAGTCCTGCCACGGCGCGGCGCTGGGCGAGGACGAGGTCGCCGCCGCCCGCGAGCAGCTCGACTGGCCGCATGCGCCCTTCCATGTGCCGGAGGACATCTACCAGGGCTGGGACGCCAGCGAGGCCGGCCGCACCCGCCAGGCCGACTGGCAGGCACGGTTCGAGCGCTACGCCGAGGCCCATCCCGAGTTGGCCCGCGAGTTCCTGCGCCGCCAGAAGGGCGAGCTGCCCGCCGAGTTGACCAGCGAAGCGCTGATCGAACAGGCCCAGGACAAGGCCGAGACCACCGCCTCGCGCAAGGCCTCGCTGGCCTGCCTCAACGAGCTCGGCCCGCAGCTGCCCGAGCTGCTCGGCGGCAGCGCCGACCTGGCGCCCTCCAACCTGACGGTCTGGAACGGTGCCAAGGTGATCGGCCCCGAGGGCTCGCGTGAGGGCGCGCCCGACGGCAACTACCTGCACTATGGCGTGCGCGAGTTCGGCATGGCCGCCATCGCCAACGGCATCGCCCTGCACGGCGGCTTCGTGCCCTACACCGCGACCTTCCTGATCTTCATGGAGTACATGCGCAACGCCGTGCGCATGGCCGCGCTGATGGGCGTGCGCAGTATCTACGTGTTCACCCACGACTCCATCGGCCTCGGCGAGGACGGCCCCACCCACCAGCCGGTGGAGCAGCTGACCACCCTGCGCAGCACGCCCAACATGTCGACCTGGCGCCCCTGCGATGCCGTGGAGACCGCCGCGGCCTGGAACGCCGCCCTCAAGCGCCAGTCCGGCCCCACCGCCCTGGTGCTGTCGCGTCAGAACCTGCCGCATCAGGCCCGCGACAAGCAACAGCTCGCCGACATCCAGCGCGGCGGCTACATCCTCAAGGACAGCGACGGCACGCCGGAGCTGATCCTGATCGCCACCGGCTCCGAGGTCGGCCTGGCCATGGACGCCGCCGCGGCGCTCGGCGAGAAGGGCCGCCAGGTGCGCGTGGTCTCCATGCCCGCCACCGACGTCTTCGACGCCCAGGACGCCGAGTACCGCCAGCGGGTATTGCCCGCCGAGGTCGGCAACCGCCTCGTCATCGAGGCCGGCCACCCGGATCTCTGGTACAAGTACGTCGGCCTCGAGGGGCGGGTCATCGGCATGACCACCTTCGGCGAATCCGCCCCGGCCGGCGACCTGTTCAAGCACTTTGGCTTCACCGTCGACAACGTCGTCGACGAGGCCGAGCAAATGCTCGACGACGCCGAGGACTGA
- a CDS encoding sugar ABC transporter ATP-binding protein has translation MNTVEDQHKSTAEQKIGATSEPLVRVKNATKRYPGTVALDSVDYEVYPGSVNVLIGENGAGKSTLMKLLAGAERPTEGEILVKGKSVYFHGVRDAEKSGIGIIFQELNLFPDMSIAENLFIGNEIRHAGTIDTRAQYRKAKQLLERVGLDIDPATRIGDLYVGQQQLVEIARMLSRDVDVLIMDEPTSALSLTEVEVLFGIIESLRQEGVAVIYISHRLEEIMRIGDHITVLRNGRIVGVDLVENIDISWIVRQMVGGEHKIFDYRPRQIGEPILRVKDLSLKRINGTLALDKVNFGVGRGEIIGIYGLMGSGRTELMEVLLGLHRSALGDIEFDGKPLAKAKPANRIKAGIALVPEDRQTAGMIQPMSVRDNMTLSSIGRCCSRFLGFRMIRGKVEKQQSQSMVSTLGIKVSNDTDYITTLSGGNMQKVIIGKALLTEPRVLLFDEPTRGVDVGAKADIYRAMNNIADQGVAIIYTTSELDEALAVSDRILVMASGQITADLPRDQVDRDIITQKASPSAARETAAAQQGARS, from the coding sequence ATGAACACAGTGGAAGACCAACATAAATCAACCGCTGAACAAAAAATCGGGGCGACATCAGAACCTTTGGTTCGAGTAAAGAATGCTACTAAACGTTATCCCGGGACCGTGGCTCTGGACTCAGTAGACTATGAAGTGTACCCCGGGAGCGTAAATGTTCTGATCGGAGAAAACGGTGCAGGTAAATCAACTCTCATGAAGTTGCTAGCCGGTGCCGAGCGTCCAACCGAAGGTGAGATTCTCGTCAAAGGAAAATCGGTTTATTTCCATGGTGTGCGAGATGCAGAGAAATCCGGTATAGGGATTATCTTTCAAGAGCTAAATCTCTTCCCCGATATGAGCATAGCCGAAAATCTTTTCATCGGTAATGAGATACGCCATGCCGGTACGATAGATACCCGTGCACAATATCGTAAGGCTAAGCAGTTGCTCGAACGTGTGGGCCTGGACATCGACCCTGCTACACGTATCGGCGATCTTTACGTAGGCCAGCAACAGCTTGTCGAGATCGCCAGGATGTTGAGCCGTGATGTTGATGTCCTGATCATGGATGAGCCTACTTCTGCCTTGAGCCTGACAGAGGTTGAGGTCCTGTTCGGTATTATTGAATCGCTCCGTCAGGAAGGGGTTGCCGTCATCTACATCTCTCATCGTTTGGAAGAGATTATGAGAATTGGTGACCACATCACGGTACTCCGTAACGGTCGTATTGTCGGTGTCGATCTTGTCGAAAATATTGACATTTCTTGGATCGTTCGTCAGATGGTGGGAGGCGAACACAAGATTTTCGACTACCGTCCTCGGCAAATCGGAGAGCCAATACTGAGGGTCAAGGATCTGAGCCTGAAACGGATCAATGGCACCTTGGCTCTTGATAAGGTCAACTTTGGTGTTGGCCGTGGAGAGATCATTGGTATTTATGGCTTGATGGGTTCTGGTAGAACTGAGCTGATGGAGGTTCTGCTTGGCCTGCATCGGAGCGCGCTGGGCGACATCGAGTTCGATGGAAAACCGTTAGCCAAGGCTAAACCGGCCAACCGAATCAAGGCCGGTATAGCACTGGTGCCAGAAGATCGACAAACGGCTGGGATGATTCAGCCCATGTCGGTTCGTGACAATATGACACTATCCAGTATCGGACGCTGCTGTTCCCGTTTTCTAGGCTTTCGCATGATTCGTGGAAAAGTGGAAAAGCAGCAGAGTCAGAGCATGGTCTCAACACTTGGCATCAAGGTGTCAAATGATACTGACTACATTACCACGCTAAGCGGTGGCAATATGCAAAAGGTCATCATCGGGAAAGCGCTGCTTACCGAACCGCGTGTCCTATTATTCGATGAACCTACCCGTGGGGTGGACGTTGGGGCCAAGGCCGATATCTACCGTGCCATGAATAATATCGCCGATCAGGGCGTTGCCATTATCTATACCACTTCAGAACTGGATGAGGCTCTGGCGGTCTCCGATCGCATCTTGGTTATGGCGTCGGGGCAGATTACTGCCGACCTACCACGCGACCAGGTGGATCGTGACATCATCACTCAAAAGGCGTCACCTTCTGCTGCTCGAGAGACAGCCGCTGCTCAGCAAGGAGCTCGATCATGA
- a CDS encoding GolD/DthD family dehydrogenase encodes MATEYDMSLKHGVDFNFSLSGKVILVTGGLGGIASAANEAMLDKGASIAIFYPGFEADRVEEVLVNFPEERVRAWSCDVTQEDQVERCVEEVIDHFGDLHILINAAGTITLNPAEEVSLPEWQRQIDVNLTAPFLCAKAVGRYLLKSGHGGKIINIASQAATVAIDQHCAYTSAKAGLIGMTKSLAKEWGPHGITVNSISPTVVLTPMGAAAWSGEKGERMKSMIPTGRFAYTDEIAASILFLATNGSDMINGADLVVDGGYTIW; translated from the coding sequence ATGGCTACAGAATATGATATGTCGTTAAAGCATGGTGTTGACTTTAATTTTTCGCTGAGCGGTAAAGTGATATTGGTTACTGGTGGTCTGGGAGGAATTGCCTCGGCGGCCAATGAAGCCATGCTCGATAAAGGGGCAAGCATCGCCATTTTCTATCCGGGCTTTGAGGCTGATCGGGTAGAAGAAGTATTGGTCAACTTTCCGGAGGAGCGCGTTCGGGCCTGGTCCTGCGATGTTACACAAGAGGACCAAGTCGAGCGCTGTGTAGAAGAAGTAATCGATCACTTCGGTGATCTCCACATCTTAATCAATGCCGCCGGGACCATCACCCTAAATCCGGCCGAAGAGGTCTCACTGCCGGAATGGCAGCGCCAGATTGATGTCAACCTTACCGCTCCCTTTCTGTGCGCAAAAGCTGTAGGCCGGTATCTTCTGAAGAGTGGTCATGGCGGTAAAATTATCAATATCGCCTCCCAAGCCGCGACGGTCGCCATCGATCAGCATTGCGCATATACCTCAGCGAAAGCAGGACTGATCGGCATGACGAAGAGCTTGGCAAAAGAGTGGGGGCCTCATGGCATTACGGTAAACAGTATTTCACCAACAGTTGTTCTGACTCCTATGGGCGCTGCTGCCTGGTCTGGCGAGAAAGGTGAGCGCATGAAATCGATGATTCCAACGGGGAGGTTTGCTTATACGGACGAGATTGCAGCCAGCATCTTGTTTCTTGCCACGAATGGAAGTGACATGATCAATGGTGCGGACCTAGTAGTCGATGGCGGCTATACCATTTGGTAA
- a CDS encoding DUF2291 family protein, with the protein MNKSINLPRACLFIALAIVMFSTLSGFKLVSNDELASILDDGDAISINAEEVMQDNIIPWAASKAAPLDVVLSAIDSEGFQSACEQYGVQQSQAFPCTFWVHVSDAVASVDTSSRVGKINLGNVGDKSISLLIGPVIPGSSVRDGYPELGYADFANQDQFATFGDELNDQVISIVESFGNVDSGDTVEAIGAFSTWDGMGNTVQIVPVALNRVNGE; encoded by the coding sequence ATGAATAAGTCAATAAATCTGCCGAGGGCATGTCTTTTCATAGCATTGGCGATTGTGATGTTTTCGACGCTTAGTGGTTTCAAGCTGGTGTCAAATGATGAGCTTGCATCCATTCTCGATGACGGAGACGCTATCTCGATCAATGCTGAAGAAGTCATGCAAGACAATATCATTCCATGGGCAGCTTCTAAAGCGGCTCCTCTGGATGTTGTGTTGTCAGCGATTGATTCAGAAGGGTTTCAATCGGCTTGTGAGCAATATGGCGTTCAGCAAAGCCAAGCATTCCCCTGCACCTTTTGGGTTCATGTCTCCGATGCCGTGGCGTCCGTAGATACCTCCTCACGTGTTGGGAAAATCAACTTGGGGAATGTGGGGGATAAGAGCATTTCCTTGCTGATTGGCCCTGTAATTCCTGGATCTTCTGTTCGGGATGGGTATCCAGAGCTTGGTTATGCTGATTTTGCCAATCAAGATCAATTTGCAACTTTTGGTGATGAGCTTAACGACCAAGTCATCTCAATCGTCGAAAGCTTCGGCAATGTTGATAGTGGCGATACAGTAGAGGCTATCGGAGCCTTTTCAACTTGGGATGGTATGGGTAATACGGTACAAATCGTCCCGGTCGCACTGAATCGCGTCAATGGCGAGTGA